The following proteins come from a genomic window of Musa acuminata AAA Group cultivar baxijiao chromosome BXJ1-7, Cavendish_Baxijiao_AAA, whole genome shotgun sequence:
- the LOC103990757 gene encoding UDP-glycosyltransferase 91C1-like, with translation MDDGSLHIVMLPWLAFGHLLPFMELSKRIAQHGHRVSLLVTKRNIQRLPRVPPHLSSLLQFVELPMPSIEHLPENAEASIDLPSDELRPYLRQAFDTFQHQLSSFLRQTLPRVPDWILFDYAAYWVPRVATEFGVPCAYLGLFNAAVLSFFGPSASLMGCEGARETPEQFMELPEWVPFESTVFYKPYEARELFKPGVLPDASGVSEAYRFGRTLEDCQLISVRSCPEFEPDWFHLLGKLHKRPVIPLGFFPPSPQESDTDEESDSRWRSIFQWLAKQKPESVVYVAFGSEVKLASSQVHEIALGLEGSQLPFVWALRAPADSHGSPAALPEGFEERTQGRGLVCLGWVPQARLLAHPSMGGFLTHAGWNSIVEGLALGLPVVLMPLMFDQGLNARNLVERKISVEVPRNEEDGSFTGEGIATTLRLVMVEEQGQPLRAKAKEYRDVFGDEKLNDRHVWEFLKYLIEHRRQQA, from the coding sequence ATGGACGATGGCAGCCTGCATATTGTCATGCTCCCATGGCTAGCCTTCGGCCACCTGCTTCCGTTCATGGAGCTCTCCAAGCGCATAGCCCAACATGGCCATCGCGTCTCCTTGCTCGTCACCAAGAGAAACATACAGAGGCTCCCCAGAGTTCCTCCCCATCTCTCTTCTCTCCTCCAGTTTGTCGAGCTTCCCATGCCAAGCATCGAACACCTGCCGGAGAACGCAGAGGCATCGATCGACCTTCCGTCCGACGAGCTCAGACCGTACCTGAGGCAGGCCTTCGACACCTTCCAACACCAGTTATCCAGCTTCCTCCGGCAAACGTTGCCCCGCGTGCCCGATTGGATCCTCTTCGACTACGCCGCCTACTGGGTGCCCCGAGTGGCCACCGAGTTCGGCGTCCCGTGCGCCTATCTAGGCCTCTTCAACGCCGCGGTGCTGAGCTTCTTTGGGCCGTCCGCATCGTTAATGGGCTGTGAAGGCGCGAGGGAGACGCCTGAGCAGTTCATGGAGCTGCCTGAGTGGGTTCCTTTCGAGTCCACCGTCTTTTACAAGCCCTACGAGGCTCGCGAGCTCTTCAAGCCCGGCGTTCTGCCGGACGCCTCCGGTGTGTCAGAAGCTTATCGGTTCGGTAGGACCTTGGAAGATTGTCAATTGATATCTGTTCGGAGCTGCCCAGAGTTCGAACCAGATTGGTTTCACCTCCTCGGGAAGCTACACAAAAGACCAGTGATTCCCCTAGGATTCTTCCCTCCCTCACCTCAGGAATCAGACACCGATGAAGAGAGCGACAGCAGGTGGCGCAGCATCTTCCAGTGGCTAGCGAAACAAAAGCCAGAATCAGTCGTTTACGTTGCATTCGGCAGCGAGGTAAAGCTGGCAAGCTCTCAAGTGCATGAGATTGCTCTCGGCCTGGAGGGATCCCAATTACCCTTCGTTTGGGCACTGAGAGCACCGGCAGACTCGCACGGCAGCCCCGCCGCGCTGCCGGAAGGATTCGAGGAGCGGACGCAGGGGCGCGGGCTGGTGTGCTTGGGTTGGGTCCCTCAAGCCCGGCTCCTTGCGCACCCGTCCATGGGCGGATTCCTGACGCACGCCGGTTGGAACTCGATCGTCGAGGGGCTCGCGCTCGGGCTCCCGGTCGTGCTCATGCCGCTGATGTTCGATCAAGGTCTGAATGCAAGAAACCTGGTCGAGCGGAAGATTAGCGTGGAGGTGCCGCGGAACGAGGAAGATGGATCGTTCACAGGAGAGGGGATAGCGACGACCTTGAGGTTGGTCATGGTAGAAGAACAAGGTCAGCCACTGAGAGCGAAGGCCAAGGAGTACAGAGACGTGTTTGGAGACGAGAAGCTGAACGATCGACATGTGTGGGAATTCCTCAAATACTTGATAGAACATAGAAGACAACAAGCTTAA
- the LOC135678206 gene encoding receptor protein kinase TMK1-like isoform X1 encodes MALGNWIKIVFLSVFLCCFGSVVFGTTDAGDYAVLDEFRKGLSNPELLKWPTNNRDPCGPPLWSHVFCSGSRVAQIQVQNLGLSGPLPRDFNKLSMLTNIGLQRNNFSGKLPSFSGLSNLQYAYLGNNQFDAIPSDFFVGLTSLQVLSLDMNPLNQSTGWVLPPDLADSAQLMNLSLVGCNLAGPLPEFLGTMHSLSVLKLSYNNLTGTIPASYSGLPLQILWLNNQIGPKLTGSLDVIASMTMLKDVWLHGNQLTGPIPSSIGRLTSLTRLWLNNNLLVGLVSQNLTSLPQLQSLQLDNNMFMGPIPKVSFNFTYAYNSFCQSTPGIPCSPEVTALLEFLERVNYPSKLAASWSGNDPCASLWSGVSCFDGKVSVINLPNLQLNGTISPSLGKLNDLVDVRLGGNNLDGMIPVNMTNLKLLKTLDLSSNNISPPVPHFPSSVKVLLDGNKLLVTASSPESPSTGNSPSDSSPNNTQSHNSPRSPGSSSPDANSGNRSRGSRKLNLLIVIVPIAFGVSIFLLAVLFLCFWKRRKSAFLAPSSIVVHPRDSSKPDNLVKIVVANNASNSIATNEWQSINSSHTSDTHLIESGNLVISVQVLRSATRNFASENVLGKGGFGVVYKGELHDGTMIAVKRMESAVLSSKALDEFHAEIAVLSKVRHRNLVSILGYSIEEYERLLVYEYMPQGALSKHLFRWKQLESEPLSWKKRMNIALDVARGMEYLHNLAHQCFIHRDLKSSNILLGDDYRAKVSDFGLAKLAPDGKNSVATRLAGTFGYLAPEYAVTGKVTKKIDVFSFGVVLMELLTGLMALDENRPEESRYLVSWFCQMKTTKENLNSIIDPALVVTDENFDSISIIAELAGHCAAREPQQRPDMGHAVNVLAQLAEKWRPMSDDQDEYLGIDLQQPLLQMVKGWQAADGTTDVSSVSLDDSKGSIPARPAGFAESFTSSDGR; translated from the exons ATGGCGCTGGGGAATTGGATCAAGATCGTGTTTTTATCCGTTTTCCTTTGCTGCTTCGGATCGGTGGTGTTCGGCACAACCGATGCCGGAGATTACGCCGTTCTTGATGAGTTCCGGAAGGGGTTGTCCAACCCGGAGCTCCTCAAATGGCCCACGAACAACAGAGACCCTTGCGGCCCTCCGCTGTGGTCGCACGTCTTCTGCTCCGGCTCCCGCGTCGCCCAGATCCAGGTCCAGAACTTGGGTTTGAGCGGCCCTCTTCCTCGGGACTTCAACAAGCTCTCCATGCTGACCAATATCGGTCTCCAGAGGAACAATTTTAGTGGAAAGCTGCCGTCTTTCAGTGGCTTGTCCAATTTGCAGTATGCATACCTTGGGAACAACCAGTTCGACGCCATTCCATCGGACTTCTTCGTCGGGCTCACTAGCTTGCAGGTGCTGTCTCTAGACATGAATCCCTTGAACCAGAGCACTGGCTGGGTGCTGCCTCCGGACCTGGCAGACTCTGCCCAGCTGATGAATTTGTCATTGGTGGGTTGTAATCTCGCCGGCCCTTTGCCGGAATTCTTGGGAACAATGCATTCTCTATCTGTTCTGAAGCTGTCATACAACAATCTCACCGGCACCATCCCAGCGAGTTATTCAGGTCTGCCACTGCAGATTTTATGGCTGAACAACCAGATTGGACCAAAATTGACCGGCTCGCTTGATGTCATTGCATCGATGACAATGCTGAAGGATGTTTGGCTCCATGGAAATCAGCTCACAGGACCAATCCCAAGCTCAATTGGGCGCTTAACATCTCTGACACGGCTGTGGCTCAACAATAACCTGCTTGTTGGTCTTGTGTCTCAGAACCTGACAAGCTTGCCGCAGCTCCAGTCATTGCAATTAGACAACAATATGTTCATGGGTCCGATCCCAAAGGTGAGTTTCAACTTCACCTATGCTTATAACTCATTTTGCCAGTCTACACCAGGAATTCCTTGCTCACCAGAAGTCACCGCTCTTTTAGAGTTCCTTGAAAGAGTGAATTATCCATCGAAGCTTGCTGCTTCTTGGTCTGGTAATGATCCTTGTGCCAGTTTGTGGTCTGGTGTGTCTTGTTTTGATGGCAAAGTTTCTGTGATAAATCTTCCAAACTTACAATTGAATGGCACAATCAGTCCATCCCTCGGAAAATTGAATGATCTCGTTGATGTTAGACTTGGGGGTAACAATCTTGATGGCATGATTCCGGTCAACATGACAAACTTGAAATTGCTAAAAACTTTGGATCTTTCTTCAAATAACATCTCTCCTCCTGTTCCACATTTCCCTAGTAGCGTGAAAGTCCTTCTTGATGGAAATAAATTGCTAGTTACTGCTAGTTCTCCAGAATCTCCTTCAACTGGGAACAGTCCATCAGACAGCTCACCGAACAATACCCAATCACATAACTCACCTAGATCTCCTGGCAGCTCATCGCCTGATGCTAATTCAGGTAATAGGTCAAGAGGTTCTAGGAAGTTGAATCTCCTGATTGTCATTGTTCCAATTGCTTTCGGTGTTTCTATATTTCTCTTGGCTGTTCTTTTCCTGTGCTTctggaagagaagaaagagtgcCTTTCTGGCACCAAGCTCCATTGTTGTCCATCCCAGAGACTCGTCTAAGCCAGATAATTTAGTCAAGATTGTGGTTGCAAATAATGCCAGTAACAGCATTGCTACTAATGAATGGCAAAGTATAAACAGCAGTCATACAAGTGATACACACTTGATTGAGTCTGGCAACTTAGTAATATCAGTTCAGGTTCTTCGTAGTGCTACTAGAAACTTTGCTTCAGAGAATGTGCTTGGCAAGGGTGGATTTGGTGTTGTCTACAAGGGAGAGTTGCATGATGGGACAATGATAGCTGTTAAGAGAATGGAATCTGCTGTGTTAAGTAGTAAAGCTTTAGATGAATTCCATGCTGAAATTGCTGTTCTTTCAAAGGTTCGGCACCGTAATTTGGTTTCCATCCTGGGCTATTCCATAGAAGAATATGAGAGACTTTTAGTTTATGAGTATATGCCTCAGGGGGCACTGAGTAAGCATCTGTTCCGATGGAAGCAGCTGGAGTCGGAGCCATTGTCATGGAAGAAGAGGATGAACATTGCATTGGATGTTGCCCGTGGAATGGAGTATCTTCATAACTTGGCTCATCAATGTTTTATCCACCGAGATCTCAAGTCCTCAAATATACTACTTGGTGATGACTATAGAGCAAAAGTTTCAGACTTTGGGCTCGCCAAACTTGCCCCAGATGGAAAAAATTCTGTGGCAACTAGACTTGCTGGAACTTTTGGGTATTTAGCCCCTGAATATGCTG TTACTGGAAAAGTTACAAAAAAGATTGATGTCTTCAGTTTCGGAGTGGTACTGATGGAGCTATTAACTGGTCTGATGGCACTGGATGAGAACAGACCCGAAGAGAGCCGTTACCTTGTCTCCTGGTTCTGTCAAATGAAGACCACCAAAGAAAATCTCAATAGTATCATTGATCCAGCACTTGTTGTCACGGATGAGAACTTTGATAGCATTTCAATCATTGCAGAACTTGCAGGACATTGTGCTGCACGAGAGCCACAGCAGCGGCCTGACATGGGTCATGCAGTAAACGTACTCGCCCAACTGGCTGAGAAATGGAGGCCCATGAGTGATGACCAGGATGAATATTTGGGTATCGACCTGCAACAACCCCTTCTTCAGATGGTGAAGGGATGGCAAGCTGCTGATGGTACAACAGATGTTAGTTCAGTGAGCCTTGACGATAGTAAGGGAAGCATCCCTGCAAGGCCTGCCGGATTCGCAGAATCTTTCACATCTTCTGATGGCCGGTGA
- the LOC135678206 gene encoding receptor protein kinase TMK1-like isoform X2: protein MALGNWIKIVFLSVFLCCFGSVVFGTTDAGDYAVLDEFRKGLSNPELLKWPTNNRDPCGPPLWSHVFCSGSRVAQIQVQNLGLSGPLPRDFNKLSMLTNIGLQRNNFSGKLPSFSGLSNLQYAYLGNNQFDAIPSDFFVGLTSLQVLSLDMNPLNQSTGWVLPPDLADSAQLMNLSLVGCNLAGPLPEFLGTMHSLSVLKLSYNNLTGTIPASYSGLPLQILWLNNQIGPKLTGSLDVIASMTMLKDVWLHGNQLTGPIPSSIGRLTSLTRLWLNNNLLVGLVSQNLTSLPQLQSLQLDNNMFMGPIPKVSFNFTYAYNSFCQSTPGIPCSPEVTALLEFLERVNYPSKLAASWSGNDPCASLWSGVSCFDGKVSVINLPNLQLNGTISPSLGKLNDLVDVRLGGNNLDGMIPVNMTNLKLLKTLDLSSNNISPPVPHFPSSVKVLLDGNKLLVTASSPESPSTGNSPSDSSPNNTQSHNSPRSPGSSSPDANSGNRSRGSRKLNLLIVIVPIAFGVSIFLLAVLFLCFWKRRKSAFLAPSSIVVHPRDSSKPDNLVKIVVANNASNSIATNEWQSINSSHTSDTHLIESGNLVISVQVLRSATRNFASENVLGKGGFGVVYKGELHDGTMIAVKRMESAVLSSKALDEFHAEIAVLSKVRHRNLVSILGYSIEEYERLLVYEYMPQGALSKHLFRWKQLESEPLSWKKRMNIALDVARGMEYLHNLAHQCFIHRDLKSSNILLGDDYRAKVSDFGLAKLAPDGKNSVATRLAGTFGYLAPEYAELAGHCAAREPQQRPDMGHAVNVLAQLAEKWRPMSDDQDEYLGIDLQQPLLQMVKGWQAADGTTDVSSVSLDDSKGSIPARPAGFAESFTSSDGR from the exons ATGGCGCTGGGGAATTGGATCAAGATCGTGTTTTTATCCGTTTTCCTTTGCTGCTTCGGATCGGTGGTGTTCGGCACAACCGATGCCGGAGATTACGCCGTTCTTGATGAGTTCCGGAAGGGGTTGTCCAACCCGGAGCTCCTCAAATGGCCCACGAACAACAGAGACCCTTGCGGCCCTCCGCTGTGGTCGCACGTCTTCTGCTCCGGCTCCCGCGTCGCCCAGATCCAGGTCCAGAACTTGGGTTTGAGCGGCCCTCTTCCTCGGGACTTCAACAAGCTCTCCATGCTGACCAATATCGGTCTCCAGAGGAACAATTTTAGTGGAAAGCTGCCGTCTTTCAGTGGCTTGTCCAATTTGCAGTATGCATACCTTGGGAACAACCAGTTCGACGCCATTCCATCGGACTTCTTCGTCGGGCTCACTAGCTTGCAGGTGCTGTCTCTAGACATGAATCCCTTGAACCAGAGCACTGGCTGGGTGCTGCCTCCGGACCTGGCAGACTCTGCCCAGCTGATGAATTTGTCATTGGTGGGTTGTAATCTCGCCGGCCCTTTGCCGGAATTCTTGGGAACAATGCATTCTCTATCTGTTCTGAAGCTGTCATACAACAATCTCACCGGCACCATCCCAGCGAGTTATTCAGGTCTGCCACTGCAGATTTTATGGCTGAACAACCAGATTGGACCAAAATTGACCGGCTCGCTTGATGTCATTGCATCGATGACAATGCTGAAGGATGTTTGGCTCCATGGAAATCAGCTCACAGGACCAATCCCAAGCTCAATTGGGCGCTTAACATCTCTGACACGGCTGTGGCTCAACAATAACCTGCTTGTTGGTCTTGTGTCTCAGAACCTGACAAGCTTGCCGCAGCTCCAGTCATTGCAATTAGACAACAATATGTTCATGGGTCCGATCCCAAAGGTGAGTTTCAACTTCACCTATGCTTATAACTCATTTTGCCAGTCTACACCAGGAATTCCTTGCTCACCAGAAGTCACCGCTCTTTTAGAGTTCCTTGAAAGAGTGAATTATCCATCGAAGCTTGCTGCTTCTTGGTCTGGTAATGATCCTTGTGCCAGTTTGTGGTCTGGTGTGTCTTGTTTTGATGGCAAAGTTTCTGTGATAAATCTTCCAAACTTACAATTGAATGGCACAATCAGTCCATCCCTCGGAAAATTGAATGATCTCGTTGATGTTAGACTTGGGGGTAACAATCTTGATGGCATGATTCCGGTCAACATGACAAACTTGAAATTGCTAAAAACTTTGGATCTTTCTTCAAATAACATCTCTCCTCCTGTTCCACATTTCCCTAGTAGCGTGAAAGTCCTTCTTGATGGAAATAAATTGCTAGTTACTGCTAGTTCTCCAGAATCTCCTTCAACTGGGAACAGTCCATCAGACAGCTCACCGAACAATACCCAATCACATAACTCACCTAGATCTCCTGGCAGCTCATCGCCTGATGCTAATTCAGGTAATAGGTCAAGAGGTTCTAGGAAGTTGAATCTCCTGATTGTCATTGTTCCAATTGCTTTCGGTGTTTCTATATTTCTCTTGGCTGTTCTTTTCCTGTGCTTctggaagagaagaaagagtgcCTTTCTGGCACCAAGCTCCATTGTTGTCCATCCCAGAGACTCGTCTAAGCCAGATAATTTAGTCAAGATTGTGGTTGCAAATAATGCCAGTAACAGCATTGCTACTAATGAATGGCAAAGTATAAACAGCAGTCATACAAGTGATACACACTTGATTGAGTCTGGCAACTTAGTAATATCAGTTCAGGTTCTTCGTAGTGCTACTAGAAACTTTGCTTCAGAGAATGTGCTTGGCAAGGGTGGATTTGGTGTTGTCTACAAGGGAGAGTTGCATGATGGGACAATGATAGCTGTTAAGAGAATGGAATCTGCTGTGTTAAGTAGTAAAGCTTTAGATGAATTCCATGCTGAAATTGCTGTTCTTTCAAAGGTTCGGCACCGTAATTTGGTTTCCATCCTGGGCTATTCCATAGAAGAATATGAGAGACTTTTAGTTTATGAGTATATGCCTCAGGGGGCACTGAGTAAGCATCTGTTCCGATGGAAGCAGCTGGAGTCGGAGCCATTGTCATGGAAGAAGAGGATGAACATTGCATTGGATGTTGCCCGTGGAATGGAGTATCTTCATAACTTGGCTCATCAATGTTTTATCCACCGAGATCTCAAGTCCTCAAATATACTACTTGGTGATGACTATAGAGCAAAAGTTTCAGACTTTGGGCTCGCCAAACTTGCCCCAGATGGAAAAAATTCTGTGGCAACTAGACTTGCTGGAACTTTTGGGTATTTAGCCCCTGAATATGCTG AACTTGCAGGACATTGTGCTGCACGAGAGCCACAGCAGCGGCCTGACATGGGTCATGCAGTAAACGTACTCGCCCAACTGGCTGAGAAATGGAGGCCCATGAGTGATGACCAGGATGAATATTTGGGTATCGACCTGCAACAACCCCTTCTTCAGATGGTGAAGGGATGGCAAGCTGCTGATGGTACAACAGATGTTAGTTCAGTGAGCCTTGACGATAGTAAGGGAAGCATCCCTGCAAGGCCTGCCGGATTCGCAGAATCTTTCACATCTTCTGATGGCCGGTGA
- the LOC135678206 gene encoding receptor protein kinase TMK1-like isoform X3 produces MALGNWIKIVFLSVFLCCFGSVVFGTTDAGDYAVLDEFRKGLSNPELLKWPTNNRDPCGPPLWSHVFCSGSRVAQIQVQNLGLSGPLPRDFNKLSMLTNIGLQRNNFSGKLPSFSGLSNLQYAYLGNNQFDAIPSDFFVGLTSLQVLSLDMNPLNQSTGWVLPPDLADSAQLMNLSLVGCNLAGPLPEFLGTMHSLSVLKLSYNNLTGTIPASYSGLPLQILWLNNQIGPKLTGSLDVIASMTMLKDVWLHGNQLTGPIPSSIGRLTSLTRLWLNNNLLVGLVSQNLTSLPQLQSLQLDNNMFMGPIPKVSFNFTYAYNSFCQSTPGIPCSPEVTALLEFLERVNYPSKLAASWSGNDPCASLWSGVSCFDGKVSVINLPNLQLNGTISPSLGKLNDLVDVRLGGNNLDGMIPVNMTNLKLLKTLDLSSNNISPPVPHFPSSVKVLLDGNKLLVTASSPESPSTGNSPSDSSPNNTQSHNSPRSPGSSSPDANSGNRSRGSRKLNLLIVIVPIAFGVSIFLLAVLFLCFWKRRKSAFLAPSSIVVHPRDSSKPDNLVKIVVANNASNSIATNEWQSINSSHTSDTHLIESGNLVISVQVLRSATRNFASENVLGKGGFGVVYKGELHDGTMIAVKRMESAVLSSKALDEFHAEIAVLSKVRHRNLVSILGYSIEEYERLLVYEYMPQGALSKHLFRWKQLESEPLSWKKRMNIALDVARGMEYLHNLAHQCFIHRDLKSSNILLGDDYRAKVSDFGLAKLAPDGKNSVATRLAGTFGYLAPEYAVSEWY; encoded by the exons ATGGCGCTGGGGAATTGGATCAAGATCGTGTTTTTATCCGTTTTCCTTTGCTGCTTCGGATCGGTGGTGTTCGGCACAACCGATGCCGGAGATTACGCCGTTCTTGATGAGTTCCGGAAGGGGTTGTCCAACCCGGAGCTCCTCAAATGGCCCACGAACAACAGAGACCCTTGCGGCCCTCCGCTGTGGTCGCACGTCTTCTGCTCCGGCTCCCGCGTCGCCCAGATCCAGGTCCAGAACTTGGGTTTGAGCGGCCCTCTTCCTCGGGACTTCAACAAGCTCTCCATGCTGACCAATATCGGTCTCCAGAGGAACAATTTTAGTGGAAAGCTGCCGTCTTTCAGTGGCTTGTCCAATTTGCAGTATGCATACCTTGGGAACAACCAGTTCGACGCCATTCCATCGGACTTCTTCGTCGGGCTCACTAGCTTGCAGGTGCTGTCTCTAGACATGAATCCCTTGAACCAGAGCACTGGCTGGGTGCTGCCTCCGGACCTGGCAGACTCTGCCCAGCTGATGAATTTGTCATTGGTGGGTTGTAATCTCGCCGGCCCTTTGCCGGAATTCTTGGGAACAATGCATTCTCTATCTGTTCTGAAGCTGTCATACAACAATCTCACCGGCACCATCCCAGCGAGTTATTCAGGTCTGCCACTGCAGATTTTATGGCTGAACAACCAGATTGGACCAAAATTGACCGGCTCGCTTGATGTCATTGCATCGATGACAATGCTGAAGGATGTTTGGCTCCATGGAAATCAGCTCACAGGACCAATCCCAAGCTCAATTGGGCGCTTAACATCTCTGACACGGCTGTGGCTCAACAATAACCTGCTTGTTGGTCTTGTGTCTCAGAACCTGACAAGCTTGCCGCAGCTCCAGTCATTGCAATTAGACAACAATATGTTCATGGGTCCGATCCCAAAGGTGAGTTTCAACTTCACCTATGCTTATAACTCATTTTGCCAGTCTACACCAGGAATTCCTTGCTCACCAGAAGTCACCGCTCTTTTAGAGTTCCTTGAAAGAGTGAATTATCCATCGAAGCTTGCTGCTTCTTGGTCTGGTAATGATCCTTGTGCCAGTTTGTGGTCTGGTGTGTCTTGTTTTGATGGCAAAGTTTCTGTGATAAATCTTCCAAACTTACAATTGAATGGCACAATCAGTCCATCCCTCGGAAAATTGAATGATCTCGTTGATGTTAGACTTGGGGGTAACAATCTTGATGGCATGATTCCGGTCAACATGACAAACTTGAAATTGCTAAAAACTTTGGATCTTTCTTCAAATAACATCTCTCCTCCTGTTCCACATTTCCCTAGTAGCGTGAAAGTCCTTCTTGATGGAAATAAATTGCTAGTTACTGCTAGTTCTCCAGAATCTCCTTCAACTGGGAACAGTCCATCAGACAGCTCACCGAACAATACCCAATCACATAACTCACCTAGATCTCCTGGCAGCTCATCGCCTGATGCTAATTCAGGTAATAGGTCAAGAGGTTCTAGGAAGTTGAATCTCCTGATTGTCATTGTTCCAATTGCTTTCGGTGTTTCTATATTTCTCTTGGCTGTTCTTTTCCTGTGCTTctggaagagaagaaagagtgcCTTTCTGGCACCAAGCTCCATTGTTGTCCATCCCAGAGACTCGTCTAAGCCAGATAATTTAGTCAAGATTGTGGTTGCAAATAATGCCAGTAACAGCATTGCTACTAATGAATGGCAAAGTATAAACAGCAGTCATACAAGTGATACACACTTGATTGAGTCTGGCAACTTAGTAATATCAGTTCAGGTTCTTCGTAGTGCTACTAGAAACTTTGCTTCAGAGAATGTGCTTGGCAAGGGTGGATTTGGTGTTGTCTACAAGGGAGAGTTGCATGATGGGACAATGATAGCTGTTAAGAGAATGGAATCTGCTGTGTTAAGTAGTAAAGCTTTAGATGAATTCCATGCTGAAATTGCTGTTCTTTCAAAGGTTCGGCACCGTAATTTGGTTTCCATCCTGGGCTATTCCATAGAAGAATATGAGAGACTTTTAGTTTATGAGTATATGCCTCAGGGGGCACTGAGTAAGCATCTGTTCCGATGGAAGCAGCTGGAGTCGGAGCCATTGTCATGGAAGAAGAGGATGAACATTGCATTGGATGTTGCCCGTGGAATGGAGTATCTTCATAACTTGGCTCATCAATGTTTTATCCACCGAGATCTCAAGTCCTCAAATATACTACTTGGTGATGACTATAGAGCAAAAGTTTCAGACTTTGGGCTCGCCAAACTTGCCCCAGATGGAAAAAATTCTGTGGCAACTAGACTTGCTGGAACTTTTGGGTATTTAGCCCCTGAATATGCTG TTTCGGAGTGGTACTGA